In Miniphocaeibacter halophilus, the following proteins share a genomic window:
- a CDS encoding rod shape-determining protein, whose protein sequence is MPSFFKIFARDLGIDLGTANTVISDINGNVLINEPSVVAIDLTTYELLAVGIEAKNMLGKTPENIMAVRPLENGAIADFELTRAMLSYFIKKAVKGFTLIQPRAVVTVPSFLTDIERRAVEDVVIYAGCRDVVLVEENIASALGIGYDINKPQGNLIVNIGAGTIQTSIVSLAGVVASDAVKYGGDNVDRNIRNYVKKTYNFLVGNTTCEYLKNNICSLKTENQSRKASISGKDLITGMPKVVEVSAADLLDCVMPLVNETLSSIRTVLEKTPPEISGEVVLNGMVICGGLANLEGFAETIRENILIETKVSENPIDVTGIGIGKAIEIITKKRKLFIRKKNEQ, encoded by the coding sequence ATGCCATCATTTTTTAAAATTTTTGCAAGGGATTTGGGAATAGATTTAGGTACGGCAAATACTGTAATTTCCGATATAAATGGAAATGTATTAATTAACGAGCCTTCCGTTGTAGCTATAGACTTAACAACATATGAATTACTAGCTGTTGGTATTGAAGCAAAAAATATGCTTGGAAAAACTCCGGAAAATATTATGGCTGTAAGACCATTGGAAAATGGTGCTATTGCAGACTTTGAATTAACAAGAGCCATGTTGTCATACTTTATAAAAAAAGCTGTTAAGGGTTTTACACTTATTCAACCAAGAGCTGTAGTAACTGTGCCTTCTTTTTTAACTGATATTGAAAGAAGGGCAGTGGAAGATGTAGTAATATACGCTGGTTGTAGGGATGTTGTTCTAGTAGAGGAGAATATAGCTTCTGCATTAGGTATAGGATATGATATAAATAAACCACAGGGAAATCTAATAGTTAATATAGGAGCTGGGACAATTCAAACTTCAATAGTGTCTTTAGCTGGAGTAGTAGCTTCTGATGCTGTAAAATACGGTGGAGATAATGTTGATAGAAATATAAGAAATTATGTTAAGAAAACATATAATTTTTTAGTTGGAAACACCACTTGTGAATATTTAAAAAACAATATATGTTCATTAAAAACGGAAAATCAATCTAGAAAAGCAAGTATTAGTGGAAAGGATCTTATTACCGGTATGCCAAAAGTAGTAGAGGTTTCGGCTGCTGATTTATTAGACTGTGTTATGCCATTAGTAAATGAAACTCTTTCTTCAATAAGAACTGTTTTAGAAAAAACACCACCGGAAATTTCAGGAGAGGTAGTTTTAAATGGAATGGTTATTTGTGGAGGATTAGCAAATCTTGAAGGATTCGCAGAGACTATAAGAGAAAATATTTTAATTGAAACTAAGGTAAGTGAAAATCCCATAGATGTAACAGGTATTGGAATAGGTAAGGCCATAGAAATCATAACAAAGAAAAGAAAATTATTTATTAGGAAGAAAAATGAACAATAG